A part of Pectinophora gossypiella chromosome Z, ilPecGoss1.1, whole genome shotgun sequence genomic DNA contains:
- the LOC126379951 gene encoding ecdysone 20-monooxygenase isoform X1, with protein MSLPGAFLFSHYVVSFWSTPPPLVDWSGVPTLVLAVVAVVAAVTALLAHQADSKPAARLPGPPAYPLLGTRWLFWSRYRMNKLHEAYEDMFRRYGPVFAEMTPGGAAVVSIADRGALDTLLRAPAKRPYRPPTEIVQIYRKSRPDRYASTGIVNEQGDTWYLLRRHLTAELTSPNTIQGFVPELNNICDDFLELLNSCRRADGTVHGFEHLTNRMGLESVCALMLGVRLGFLEQLMSGRTAVLEAAVKTLFRAQRDSYYGAPLWKFAPTTLYRTFVKSEETIHTIVSELMEEARNRQRGSAEDDGMQEIFMRILANPNLDMRDKKAAIIDFISAGIETLANSLVFLLYLVSSRPDWQQRIRSELPACGALRTEQLAAAPSVHAAVYESFRLLPTAPFLARLLDSPLTVCGYRLPAGTFVLAHTGAACRREENFWRAQEFMPERWTQIREPHASSLVAPFGRGRRMCPGKRFVELQLHLILAKIMQRWRVEFDGELDVQFDFLLAPKSPVSLRLVEW; from the exons ATGTCTCTTCCGGGagcttttcttttttcacaTTACGTGGTGAGCTTTTGG AGTACGCCGCCGCCGCTGGTGGACTGGTCGGGGGTGCCGACGCTGGTGCTGGCGGTGGTGGCAGTGGTGGCGGCGGTGACGGCGCTGCTGGCGCACCAGGCCGACAGCAAGCCGGCGGCGCGGTTGCCCGGCCCCCCCGCCTATCCTCTCCTCGGCACCCGCTGGCTCTTCTGGAGCCGCTACCGGATGAATAAACTGCATGAAGCCTACGAAG ACATGTTCAGGCGGTACGGGCCGGTGTTCGCGGAGATGACCCCGGGTGGCGCCGCTGTGGTCTCCATCGCTGACCGTGGAGCCCTGGACACTCTGCTGCGAGCCCCGGCGAAGCGCCCCTACCGCCCGCCCACCGAGATCGTCCAAATCTACCGCAAGAGTCGGCCTGATCGATACGCCTCCACTGGCATCGTCAATGA GCAAGGAGACACGTGGTATCTCTTGCGGCGGCACCTCACGGCCGAGTTGACAAGCCCCAATACGATCCAGGGCTTCGTGCCGGAGTTGAACAACATCTGTGACGACTTCTTGGAGCTGCTGAACTCATGCCGCCGCGCCGACGGCACCGTCCACGGCTTCGAACACCTCACCAACAGGATGGGGCTTGAAT CGGTATGTGCGCTGATGCTGGGCGTTCGGCTCGGGTTTCTGGAGCAGCTGATGTCCGGACGAACAGCTGTCCTGGAGGCGGCCGTGAAGACCCTGTTCCGGGCGCAGCGCGACTCCTACTACGGAGCACCCCTCTGGAAGTTTGCGCCCACCACACTCTACAGGACCTTTGTCAAGAGTGAGGAGACCATACATAC CATAGTATCAGAGTTGATGGAGGAGGCGCGGAACAGGCAGCGAGGGTCGGCGGAGGACGACGGTATGCAGGAGATATTCATGAGGATTCTGGCCAACCCCAACCTGGACATGCGTGATAAGAAAGCCGCCATCATCGACTTCATCAGCGCTGGTATCGAGACG TTAGCGAACAGCCTGGTGTTTCTGCTATATCTGGTGAGCAGCCGCCCGGACTGGCAGCAGCGCATACGCAGCGAGttgccggcgtgcggcgcgctGCGCACCGAGCAGCTCGCGGCCGCGCCCTCCGTGCACGCCGCCGTCTACGAGTCCTTTAGGCTGCTCCCGACCGCCCCTTTCCTCGCTCGCCTGCTCGACTCACCTCTCACCGTCTGTGGATACCGTTTGCCCGCTGGG acaTTTGTACTGGCTCACACTGGCGCTGCTTGTAGACGTGAAGAGAACTTCTGGCGTGCGCAGGAGTTCATGCCGGAGCGATGGACGCAGATTCGCGAGCCGCACGCGTCGTCTCTGGTCGCACCGTTTGGCCGCGGCCGCCGCATGTGCCCGGGCAAGCGGTTCGTGGAATTACAGCTTCATCTTATACTTGCTAAG ATAATGCAGCGATGGCGGGTGGAATTCGACGGAGAACTGGACGTTCAATTCGACTTTCTGCTTGCGCCGAAGTCACCAGTGTCATTGCGGCTAGTAGAGTGGTGA
- the LOC126379951 gene encoding ecdysone 20-monooxygenase isoform X2, protein MTPGGAAVVSIADRGALDTLLRAPAKRPYRPPTEIVQIYRKSRPDRYASTGIVNEQGDTWYLLRRHLTAELTSPNTIQGFVPELNNICDDFLELLNSCRRADGTVHGFEHLTNRMGLESVCALMLGVRLGFLEQLMSGRTAVLEAAVKTLFRAQRDSYYGAPLWKFAPTTLYRTFVKSEETIHTIVSELMEEARNRQRGSAEDDGMQEIFMRILANPNLDMRDKKAAIIDFISAGIETLANSLVFLLYLVSSRPDWQQRIRSELPACGALRTEQLAAAPSVHAAVYESFRLLPTAPFLARLLDSPLTVCGYRLPAGTFVLAHTGAACRREENFWRAQEFMPERWTQIREPHASSLVAPFGRGRRMCPGKRFVELQLHLILAKIMQRWRVEFDGELDVQFDFLLAPKSPVSLRLVEW, encoded by the exons ATGACCCCGGGTGGCGCCGCTGTGGTCTCCATCGCTGACCGTGGAGCCCTGGACACTCTGCTGCGAGCCCCGGCGAAGCGCCCCTACCGCCCGCCCACCGAGATCGTCCAAATCTACCGCAAGAGTCGGCCTGATCGATACGCCTCCACTGGCATCGTCAATGA GCAAGGAGACACGTGGTATCTCTTGCGGCGGCACCTCACGGCCGAGTTGACAAGCCCCAATACGATCCAGGGCTTCGTGCCGGAGTTGAACAACATCTGTGACGACTTCTTGGAGCTGCTGAACTCATGCCGCCGCGCCGACGGCACCGTCCACGGCTTCGAACACCTCACCAACAGGATGGGGCTTGAAT CGGTATGTGCGCTGATGCTGGGCGTTCGGCTCGGGTTTCTGGAGCAGCTGATGTCCGGACGAACAGCTGTCCTGGAGGCGGCCGTGAAGACCCTGTTCCGGGCGCAGCGCGACTCCTACTACGGAGCACCCCTCTGGAAGTTTGCGCCCACCACACTCTACAGGACCTTTGTCAAGAGTGAGGAGACCATACATAC CATAGTATCAGAGTTGATGGAGGAGGCGCGGAACAGGCAGCGAGGGTCGGCGGAGGACGACGGTATGCAGGAGATATTCATGAGGATTCTGGCCAACCCCAACCTGGACATGCGTGATAAGAAAGCCGCCATCATCGACTTCATCAGCGCTGGTATCGAGACG TTAGCGAACAGCCTGGTGTTTCTGCTATATCTGGTGAGCAGCCGCCCGGACTGGCAGCAGCGCATACGCAGCGAGttgccggcgtgcggcgcgctGCGCACCGAGCAGCTCGCGGCCGCGCCCTCCGTGCACGCCGCCGTCTACGAGTCCTTTAGGCTGCTCCCGACCGCCCCTTTCCTCGCTCGCCTGCTCGACTCACCTCTCACCGTCTGTGGATACCGTTTGCCCGCTGGG acaTTTGTACTGGCTCACACTGGCGCTGCTTGTAGACGTGAAGAGAACTTCTGGCGTGCGCAGGAGTTCATGCCGGAGCGATGGACGCAGATTCGCGAGCCGCACGCGTCGTCTCTGGTCGCACCGTTTGGCCGCGGCCGCCGCATGTGCCCGGGCAAGCGGTTCGTGGAATTACAGCTTCATCTTATACTTGCTAAG ATAATGCAGCGATGGCGGGTGGAATTCGACGGAGAACTGGACGTTCAATTCGACTTTCTGCTTGCGCCGAAGTCACCAGTGTCATTGCGGCTAGTAGAGTGGTGA
- the LOC126379952 gene encoding putative hydroxypyruvate isomerase produces the protein MKFCANLSFMFTEGSSILERYALAKEAGFKAVESGFPFGHTLDEVRQAKERAGIEQVLINLKTGDLSKGELGVTAEPGKENEFKDNLKVTIDYAKAVNARKIHIMAGKLTNATKANWETYENNLKYAADILKNENILGVIEPINQHSVPNYFLSDYSKAIEIIKRINSPNLKLQLDTFHLQHIAGDLSHNIKNFMPYVGHVQIAQVPSRNEPDSPGEIDYKYLLQLLENSGYNDWVGLEYKPASGTRDGLKWITKFGYNL, from the exons ATGAagttttgtgcgaatttgtctTTTATGTTTACGGAGGGTTCCTCCATATTGGAACGCTATGCTCTTGCAAAGGAAGCTGGGTTTAAGGCTGTAGAATCGGGTTTTCCATTTGGCCATACTTTAGATGAAGTAAGACAAGCAAAAGAACGCGCAGGCATTGAACAAGTGTTAATCAACTTGAAAACTG gGGATCTTAGTAAAGGAGAACTTGGAGTAACAGCAGAGCCAGGAAAAGAGAATGAGTTCAAAGACAATTTAAAAGTCACAATTGACTATGCTAAAGCTGTGAACGCAAGGAAAATCCACATAATGGCAGGCAAATTGACCAATGCCACAAAGGCCAATTGGGAAACatatgaaaacaatttaaagtaTGCTGCTGACATTTTGAAGAATGAAAACATTTTAGGTGTCATTGAGCCGATCAATCAACATTCTGTTCCTAATTACTTTTTAAGTGATTACAGTAAAG CGATAGAAATTATAAAGAGAATCAACAGTCCAAACTTAAAGCTGCAATTGGATACATTCCATTTGCAACATATTGCTGGGGATCTGTCTCACAACATCAAGAACTTCATGCCTTATGTGGGTCACGTGCAG ATTGCTCAAGTTCCAAGCCGTAATGAACCGGACAGCCCTGGCGAGATCGACTACAAGTATCTGCTGCAGCTGTTGGAGAACAGCGGCTACAACGACTGGGTGGGTCTGGAGTATAAGCCGGCCTCAGGCACGCGTGACGGTCTTAAGTGGATCACTAAGTTTGGGTACAATCTTTAA